The Paenibacillus polymyxa M1 DNA segment CGAATGACAGCAGCGGCATCAATAAGTCTGATAGCGGAACTAAATCTAGTGCGGCTACGGGCAACACAAGCAGAACCGGTGGGTTCCTCGGTGGCGGTGGCGGGTTCCTCAAAGGTATGATGCTGGGCGGCTTGGCAGGTATGCTTTTCGGCGGATTGTTCGGCAACATGGGTGCATTGGGCAGCTTACTTGGCCTGGCCGTTAACGTTCTAGCTATTTATGTCCTGATTATGGTTGGTGTAGGGATCTACCGAGCTATCAAAAATCGCCGTAGACCCGATGATTCTCGTGGAGGACGTTACTAAGTTATGATTTTAAGCATGGATGAGATTGTCAATGCCATTTGCCTGCATATGGCTGAACGCAAGGGCGTACGACCGACCGATGTGGTTGTGGAGCTAAGCTGGGAAGAGGATACAGGCTATACAGCCGAAGTTCATGTCCAGGGACGCAGTCAATATCTGGTGGAAGCCAATATGATTGAAGCCATTCTGAGATACCTTCATTCCGAATACAATATTCGTGCCTATCGCGAGCAGGTCAGATTGGATCTGGATGAAGAAATTACCGCTATTGTCCAAACTTAATTAATTGCATAGGACCGTCGTACAAACTTGTTTCAAAATAAAAGAACCGCTCTTTGCCTGGTGGCAAGGGCGGTTCTTTTTCTGCTCTTTTCTCTCTAATAGATCGTCATGGTTGTACGCGGCACCCTTTCAAGCAAACCACTACCATACATTTCCCGAAATGGCTGCTCTTCCATATGGATATAACCGATATAACAGCCACATTCTTTCATCCGGCACGGACGCTGAGCACTCAGCCCCTCCAGACCGTCTCTGTACAGGTGCCCAATCACACGTCGATCCTGATAGCAGTGTTTTACTCGCCCGTCACCTTGGACGTAGAATACATCTTCTCCCGCGCGACATGCTCGTCCCTGGCTGCTATAATCCTTTAAATTCCATTGAAAATAGGGATCTATCTCAGTTAATTCGGCAACCTCGGCATCCGTATAATAATGTGGTTGGTCCTTGTAGGCGTTGATCCACATATAAACTTCTTTTGGAAGTTGCGCCCGCAAGGAACGAATAGCCGGGAACGCCTGTCTCAATCCAACTGTACCGACACTATAGGAAATGCCAAGTTCATATAGCTTCATCGCCTGCGATA contains these protein-coding regions:
- a CDS encoding YxcD family protein → MILSMDEIVNAICLHMAERKGVRPTDVVVELSWEEDTGYTAEVHVQGRSQYLVEANMIEAILRYLHSEYNIRAYREQVRLDLDEEITAIVQT
- a CDS encoding STM4011 family radical SAM protein; protein product: MRSTLYYRGSLTSCNYACPYCPFSKNVDSRETLNKDRAQLERFADWVREQGALGHQLSIFFNPYGEALIHSWYRKAMIEFSHMAHVEKVAVQTNLSAKLDWTNELNPDTAALWATYHPGETKEQAFISQAMKLYELGISYSVGTVGLRQAFPAIRSLRAQLPKEVYMWINAYKDQPHYYTDAEVAELTEIDPYFQWNLKDYSSQGRACRAGEDVFYVQGDGRVKHCYQDRRVIGHLYRDGLEGLSAQRPCRMKECGCYIGYIHMEEQPFREMYGSGLLERVPRTTMTIY